CCCTGTTATTTGTTTGCTAGGAAATTTTTACCTGAGACTCTGGAAAAATTACTGGAACTATTCCCCAAATATACATCTATTTGAATTCGTTGATTACTTTTCGGCATTACTTATTTGGTCAAGTTAACCTCCTTGTTCAAAATTTGAGGCTTCAAATTACTTGGTGCATGATGATTTCTGTGGTTATCTATGTAGTTTGTATTgtgtttttataataaatatctTATTAACGAACTGAAGAATTATAAAATTCGACAGATTAGACTGAAGAATTATAAAATTCGACAGATTAATTAAActgttctttttttaaaaaaaaaaaattaatccaaTGAATTAAATGAACACACATTTAAGTGCAATTTTCAGTTATAAAATCCTTAACAAGCCCTCTTACATCCTCGTATGTTTCTTCACAATAAATACGTATACACAAGTCATTAAGCTGTGAATCCCATCAAGATCAAGCCATGGCAGCAGCAGCATCCCACAAGAGACTACAAAAATTCATGGCCTTGATCATCCTCATGTGTTCTGTTGTAAATCTTTTCTCCATCACTGCAGCGACTCGTGATAATTCAGGCTCCATCGAAAACTGCGTGAAGTCCCTCTTCAATCCTCCCAGCGGGCCTGAGTTTATGATGAAGCGCGTGATGTGCAGGGATCTCTTGCGCTCGATCGGCATTACTTTCAGGGTGACTGGAAAATTGTCGGATGAATACATGAAAGCGCTCGGAAAATTGCCCAAGTTCAGGGATGATCCGGCTGCGTTGAAGAAATTTATCTGTGGGCTCTCTCCTAATGAAACCGCACTCAAGAACTATGGATGCGAAAAAGATGACAGTAAAAATTAACTTGTGATCAAAATGGCAGCTTTCCCGTTGTTACAATATTTTGATAATTAATAGGAATTTAGGGAGTAAAAACTGTCCGATATTTTTACCATTTTTGTCACTAATCATCACGTATTCAATTTATTTCTCAATATATTTGTCAAAATAGCATAGCTGGGTTATTTGAGTGCATGACATTGGATGGCTTCTTGGAATAGGCAATAAATAATATCGATAGATTGCATGAAAGATATGGGGTTAATATTGTTGAAGTACAACCTCTCTACGACAGAAATGTTTGATTAGGGAGTATAAATAATAGGGGCTGGGGTGACAAATTTGTGTTTTGGTAAACAATCCCACCCGTTTTCTTTACTGTAAGATACCGTGAAATGCTTAGGGACCCAATCTTCGTGTACCGATCGTCTTTCCCTGgcaagttctctttgcctttcTTCGATGCCTGTCTTTGCATCCCTCGCTTTCTCCCAGCTCTTTTGTATGATATTTCGGCTCACTTCCGCCCACACCGCAGTCGATTCACTTGGCCAAACGGTCTGAATAGCGTCCGATTAAGGCATATGAGAAAAAAATTGATGACATTATGCTCGGACAGATGTTCAAATTTCAGGTGAATATTTCATACCTCTGCATCTTTAACAATGGGAGTCTTCAACCTGGAAATTACCTCACTTGCATTGTATATAACCGTGGTTTTTCCGTTCGAAACATCCTTAATGCTTACAATTCTGCATGTATTAAACAAAGAATCACAAACCGAAGAGAATAGGCGTGCAATACACATCTAGTCATCAAGAAAACCACATATTTTTTTGTCTAAATTTCATTTTACCTATCCCAATGGCCATCGATTTCATAAATAGTCTCCAAGGACGATGAACTGAAGATCTTCCCTTTGATCGACCTATGCACGGATGCTCTAGGCAGAAACGTAACGCCTCGATAACATAATTCAGCTTCAAAGCCATTTTCATGGCATTGGATTTTAACATTTCCCAACCAGTCCACGCCAGGCACAGGTAAAAACTTTATCACGAGTTTCGGAGAGTTCATCGTGTAAGTTTCATTCTTCTCTATGAGCTTCAAAATTCTTTTCCCATGAACTTCGGTTTCGATACGACTGCCTGATACTCAAATTTTTAACAGACAGGATCATTAATTCAACAATGGAAAAATCTAGCTAGGTACTTCTGATTAAGGAATTAAAGCCGGAGATTCTATGCGTGTAATTCTTGATCGAAAATTCGCATCCTCACAACGTAAAATTCAAGTAGGATATATACCATGAAACCTGGCAACAGGAGAATGACACCATAGCAGTTCGATGTTTTCTGTTTCATCCGTTGCATGAAGTGCCGTCACCGGTGGATGATGAGATACCTATTGAAattataatttgaaaatttaactGTTCAGAAGTTTAGGATATCAAGATACAAGGACAACTTGTCCAATTTTCGGTATTCCTAAAACTATGTACAATAGAAGGACTAATGATTAATGTTTAAGATTATGTTGTCTAGTATTACAAATGGACATGCTCAAGTCATTTGTCTTCGagccattatatatatatatatct
The Primulina eburnea isolate SZY01 chromosome 5, ASM2296580v1, whole genome shotgun sequence genome window above contains:
- the LOC140832370 gene encoding uncharacterized protein; the protein is MAAAASHKRLQKFMALIILMCSVVNLFSITAATRDNSGSIENCVKSLFNPPSGPEFMMKRVMCRDLLRSIGITFRVTGKLSDEYMKALGKLPKFRDDPAALKKFICGLSPNETALKNYGCEKDDSKN
- the LOC140832368 gene encoding oxysterol-binding protein-related protein 4C-like, which encodes MVTEGEFEPKHVLTAPLSLEGEKSGFSYRAPNILQRILSLLNSVRPGSDLTRIQLPPLFNIPKSQLQCYGESVYCISSDMLSKCNNEKSSLNRFISVVAWSISTLRPLAFGVAPYNPILGETHHVSRGSLNVFLEQVSHHPPVTALHATDETENIELLWCHSPVARFHGSRIETEVHGKRILKLIEKNETYTMNSPKLVIKFLPVPGVDWLGNVKIQCHENGFEAELCYRGVTFLPRASVHRSIKGKIFSSSSLETIYEIDGHWDRIVSIKDVSNGKTTVIYNASEVISRLKTPIVKDAETVWPSESTAVWAEVSRNIIQKSWEKARDAKTGIEERQRELARERRSVHEDWVPKHFTVSYSKENGWDCLPKHKFVTPAPIIYTP